ACACAGACATCATTCCAGGATATAGAAGTCATTGATTGTAACCATTTTATATTAACCATTAAACATTTAAGTATGTCAACGCTCCAATTTCCGCAGATCTACTGCCCGTTCCCTTCTATGCTCAATCCCTTCGCTACTGAAGCCGAAAAACACACGGCCGAATGGGTTAGCCGCTTTGGATTAGTAAAATCTGAAAAAGCCCGGGAAAAATTCCGCCGGGCCAGGTTTGCCATGTTGTCTTCCAGGGCATTCCCCACTGCAGGACGTTATGAACTCTGCATTGCCTCTGAATTCAACACCTGGCTTTTCCTGCTGGACGACAAGAACGATGAATCCATGTTCGGGAAAATGGATTATCTCCAGATGGTGCATTCATTCGTTACCCAGATCCTCCAAAACAATCATGTAGTGGCTCCTGAGGAAGGTATGCCGCTGGCTAACAGTTTTGCCGATCTGTGGAAACGTATGCGCAGGACCAGCAATGCCGCCTGGCAGAAACGTTTCGTAAAAAGTATGATCGACTACCTGGATGCATGTTTGTGGGAAGTCGGTAACCGCATTCAGCACCGCGCGCCCTCTGTTGCGGATTACATTGAAAAGAGACCCTATACCGGAGCACTCTTTGCAGACATTGAACTGATAGAAGTACTGGAGAACATCTATCTGCCGGATGAGGTTCGTTTACACGACACCGTTCAGCAACTGGCCCTTGCCTGTAACAATGTGGTTTGCTGGGCTAACGACCTGTTCTCTTTTGAAAAGGAACGCCGCCAGGGTGATGTGCACAACCTGGTAGTAGTATTAAAAGAAGAAAGAGGATTGGACCTCGAAGAAGCTGTAATGGAAACAGCCCGCATGCATGATGAAGAGGTTCGCCGCTTTATTGCACTAACTGAAACAGTACCATCCTTTGGTGAAGAAACGGATGATGAACTCAGGCGTTATATCGGCGTGCTGAAAGCCTGGATGAGAGCAAATCTGGACTGGAGCTTCCAGGATACCGCCCGTTACAAGATGAACATAACGGAAACGGCTAGCGGAAACTGGGTGATCTCAAGATTATAGTTTTCGGAGGGGCGCTACTTCACCTGGCGCCCCTTCCATTCATACGATCCGAACTTACCTAACCAACCTGCCACTACTACGTAGATAATATGAAATGGCTGTCCGGGAATAAACCAGGCCAGCAGGGAAAGCTTTTGAAAGAAAGCAGCCACCGGTACCAGGAAAATCATTTCTATCACTACTTTATAGATCAGCACACCTACAAACCAATACAGCAGTTCAGGATTAAAAATGGTTACCACGCCCATCAGTACCAGCATCACATTCCAGATATACACCAGCACCAGCGTGCGTGTAATCCGTTTATCCTCATACTTATCTGCTTTGGAAGACCAGCGTATCCGCTGATTCATAAAGCCATTCACGGTTGCCACAGGCAGCGTACGCACAATGGCATCGCGGCTTTTCAGATAACGCACTCCACCCGGATAGGCATGATAGATCTTGTACATCAGCAGCATATCATCTCCTGAAGCAATCATATCTATTCCCATAAAACCACCCACTTCTTCAAAGGCGCTTTTCTCATACGCAAGGTTGGCGCCATTGCACATGGTACCTGTTTGCAGATAGGCCACCGATCCGGTAATGCCCTGCATGGTCATAAAGTCCAGCGACTGTAAACGCTTGAAGAAGTTATCATCTTCATGATAAGCCACCGGTGCAGCAATAAAACGCGGACGGTAAGTTTCATAGAACTTCACAATGGTTTCCAGCCACTTGGGCCCCATCACACAATCCGCATCGGTTGTTACGATCAGGTGGCCGGTAGATTCTTTGATGGCCAGTTCTATTGCTTTTTTCTTGTAGGAGTTGAGCCGTTGTGTTTTATCCAGGTGATCGCTCATGCGTACCAGCCGTACATTCTCCGCAGGAAAATACCGCACTACATCTGCAGTGGAATCTTCCGAAAAATCATCTACTACTATCACTTCAAACAGGTTCGCCGGATAACTTTGCTGCTGCAGGGCTTCCAGTAAAGGCGGAAGGTTGTTCTCCTCATCCCGTGCCGGAATAACTACGGTTACTTTTGTGTTAAAAGTATAAGCATGCCTGGATGGATAAAATGTGTGCAGACGGGTCCAGCCGTAACAATAGGACAGCATGAGGATTCCGTATAAAAAAGCGAGACCAAGGGTGACGATCAATAAAGCATTCATGCTTACTTACTCCTGATATTTTGACTGATAATAAATCCCAGTTCTTCTGATAAAAGCTGGTGGCCCTTTTCAAGTACTACCAGTTTGCAGGGAAAAGAACCGTCTGCAAAACGTGCTCCGAAAGCCGGAGGTATCACACGGTCGAACCTTCCGAAGAATAAAACCGTGTCAATATTATATTGTGCCAATAGCCGTTTACATTTTCGTTTGGAGGGCATCATTCTCCGCATGTTTGTCCAAACGTCATATACCAGCTGGCGTTTGTCCAGCTTATCCATACTGTAAAAAGCAAACTTGTACACACTTTCATTCAGCAGGCCCCAACGCCGCCACAAGGTAAGCAGTCTGAAGAAGAGAGCCGGATTCCGGGTATTGTATGCAAAAACACGGTTGCCTATCCTTGTTTGCGTGGCAAACATATGCCAGGGATTATTTTTCAGACCATCCGGTGCCACCAGTACCAGGTGCCCGATCCGGGAAGCCATCCTTTCCACAGCACACATAGCCAGTCTGCCACCCATACTATAACCCAGAAGGGAGAACCTTTGTTTGCCAAACCTTTCCAATATTTTTCCGATCAGCGCCTCCAGGTCGTTTTTCTCAAAACTCCTGTTCTCCTGCCACACCGTGTTCCCATGGAAGGGCATATCTAACGCCACAATTGTAAAGTTATTGCCCAGCGCAGGTTCTATACAACTAAAGTGCGATGCGCTTTCCCCAAAGCCATGAAAACAGATCAGGAGTTCCTCCCCTGAACCAGCAACGATCCCGGAAAATGTACTTTGCAGATATGGTAAGGAGAGTTTCAATCCTGCATGGCTCTTTTGGTAATTAACAAATCTACGACTCGAAATTCGTAATTGTTAATTCGGAATTGAAGTAATTGAATTTGCCAATTGCTATAAACTCGGTAAATTACGAGTAGACTAAAAATACGCAAGATGGATACCGTGGTTAACAGTAAAGCAGCCCTGAAAGGTGCAGAGTTCCTCGTTAAAGAGTTAATGGCCTCCGAGGTTTTTATTCCCGAAGATTTTTCTGAAGAACAGTTGATGATCAAGGAAATGGCCGAACAATTTGTGGCCAAAGAAGTGACGCCTGTGCTGGACAGGCTGGATAAACTGGAAGAAGGCCTCATGCCTTCCCTGCTGGATAAAGCCGGAGAACAGGGTCTCCTTGGAGCCGCCTTCCCGGAATCCTATGGCGGTTTAGGGAAAGACTTCATCACTGCTACACTCATCAACGAAGCCCTGGGTTCCGGTCACTCTTTCTCGGTAGCCATGGCTGCACATACAGGCATCGGTTCCTTACCCATCCTTTACTTTGGTACGGATGCCCAGAAGAACAAATACATTCCCAAACTCGGCTCCGGCGAAATGAAAGGTGCCTACGCACTCACAGAACCCAATTCCGGCTCTGATGCACTAAGCGCCAAAACAACCGCTAAACTGAGTGCAGACGGGAAGTTCTATCTCATCAATGGGCAAAAATGCTGGATCACCAATTCCGGTTTTGCAGATGTTTTCACCGTATTCGCAAAAATAGACGGCGATAAATTCACCGCCTTCATTGTAGATAAAGATACCCCCGGTTTCACACTGGGTGCGGAAGAACATAAAATGGGCATCAAAGGCTCCTCTACCCGCCAGATCTATTTCCAGGACGCGCAGGTGCCCGTGGAAAATGTACTCGGCGAAATCGGGAAAGGCCACCTGATCGCTTTCAACATTTTGAATATTGGCCGCCTTAAACTCTGCGCAGCTGCATTGGGAGGTGCAAAAGGCAGTTTGAACATCACCATTCAATACGCCAATACCCGCGAACAGTTCAAACAACCCATTGCAAACTTTGGTGCCATCAAACATAAACTCGCTGAAGCAGCCATCCGTATGTGGGTTTGTGAATCTGCACTCTACCGCACCGCACAACTGATCGATCAGAAAGAACAGGAACTGCTGGCAGAAGGCAAAGCTTTCAATGAAGCCCTGCTGGGTGCCGCAGAGGAATATGCCGTAGAATGTGCCATGCTCAAAGTGAACGGCTCCGAAGTACTGGATTATGTTGTGGATGAAGGCGTACAGGTACATGGCGGTAACGGATTCAGCGATGAATACGTGATCTCCAAAGCCTACAGGGATTCCCGCATCAACCGCATTTTTGAAGGTACCAACGAGATCAACCGCCTCCTTACATTGGACATGACGTTGAAACGTGCCATGAAAGGGAAACTGGACCTCATGACGCCAGCCATGAATGTAATGAAAGAACTCATGAGCATTCCGGACTTTGGCAATGAAGATGAAGGGGCCTTCGCAAAAGAAAAGAAGATCATCCTCAACATGAAAAAAGCCATCCTCATGGCTGCCGGCGGCGCCGTGCAAAAACTCATGATGAAGA
This DNA window, taken from Chitinophaga niabensis, encodes the following:
- a CDS encoding terpene synthase family protein, whose protein sequence is MSTLQFPQIYCPFPSMLNPFATEAEKHTAEWVSRFGLVKSEKAREKFRRARFAMLSSRAFPTAGRYELCIASEFNTWLFLLDDKNDESMFGKMDYLQMVHSFVTQILQNNHVVAPEEGMPLANSFADLWKRMRRTSNAAWQKRFVKSMIDYLDACLWEVGNRIQHRAPSVADYIEKRPYTGALFADIELIEVLENIYLPDEVRLHDTVQQLALACNNVVCWANDLFSFEKERRQGDVHNLVVVLKEERGLDLEEAVMETARMHDEEVRRFIALTETVPSFGEETDDELRRYIGVLKAWMRANLDWSFQDTARYKMNITETASGNWVISRL
- a CDS encoding acyl-CoA dehydrogenase family protein; its protein translation is MDTVVNSKAALKGAEFLVKELMASEVFIPEDFSEEQLMIKEMAEQFVAKEVTPVLDRLDKLEEGLMPSLLDKAGEQGLLGAAFPESYGGLGKDFITATLINEALGSGHSFSVAMAAHTGIGSLPILYFGTDAQKNKYIPKLGSGEMKGAYALTEPNSGSDALSAKTTAKLSADGKFYLINGQKCWITNSGFADVFTVFAKIDGDKFTAFIVDKDTPGFTLGAEEHKMGIKGSSTRQIYFQDAQVPVENVLGEIGKGHLIAFNILNIGRLKLCAAALGGAKGSLNITIQYANTREQFKQPIANFGAIKHKLAEAAIRMWVCESALYRTAQLIDQKEQELLAEGKAFNEALLGAAEEYAVECAMLKVNGSEVLDYVVDEGVQVHGGNGFSDEYVISKAYRDSRINRIFEGTNEINRLLTLDMTLKRAMKGKLDLMTPAMNVMKELMSIPDFGNEDEGAFAKEKKIILNMKKAILMAAGGAVQKLMMKIDTEQEILMNIADMAIETFISESALLRVIKLAELRGEEAVALQIDMVRTYLTDAADRVNKSGKDAINGFAEGDEQRMMLLGLKRFTKTEAFNTKEARRRIAAKLIADNKYSF
- a CDS encoding alpha/beta fold hydrolase, whose amino-acid sequence is MKLSLPYLQSTFSGIVAGSGEELLICFHGFGESASHFSCIEPALGNNFTIVALDMPFHGNTVWQENRSFEKNDLEALIGKILERFGKQRFSLLGYSMGGRLAMCAVERMASRIGHLVLVAPDGLKNNPWHMFATQTRIGNRVFAYNTRNPALFFRLLTLWRRWGLLNESVYKFAFYSMDKLDKRQLVYDVWTNMRRMMPSKRKCKRLLAQYNIDTVLFFGRFDRVIPPAFGARFADGSFPCKLVVLEKGHQLLSEELGFIISQNIRSK
- a CDS encoding glycosyltransferase, which gives rise to MLSYCYGWTRLHTFYPSRHAYTFNTKVTVVIPARDEENNLPPLLEALQQQSYPANLFEVIVVDDFSEDSTADVVRYFPAENVRLVRMSDHLDKTQRLNSYKKKAIELAIKESTGHLIVTTDADCVMGPKWLETIVKFYETYRPRFIAAPVAYHEDDNFFKRLQSLDFMTMQGITGSVAYLQTGTMCNGANLAYEKSAFEEVGGFMGIDMIASGDDMLLMYKIYHAYPGGVRYLKSRDAIVRTLPVATVNGFMNQRIRWSSKADKYEDKRITRTLVLVYIWNVMLVLMGVVTIFNPELLYWFVGVLIYKVVIEMIFLVPVAAFFQKLSLLAWFIPGQPFHIIYVVVAGWLGKFGSYEWKGRQVK